DNA from Amycolatopsis sp. DSM 110486:
CAAGTCCCGCTCGGCGCCGACGACGGCAAGGTGCCCCGCGAGCTGAACCAGCTGCTGCGCGCCCACACCCTGGGGCACAAGCTGCTGCCGATCGCGCACCTCAAGACCGACCGGTTCGAGCATCGCCTCACCGACGCGTCGGGCCAGATCGTGGCGACGGTGACCGACGACCACGTGACCGGCGAGGTCGGCGGCAAGACCGCGCGGCTGGACCGGTGGCGCGAGTTCGAAGTGGAACTGAAGGGCGACGCCACACCGGACCTGCTCGACGAGCTGGAGAGCACGCTGGTCGACGCAGGCGCCCGGACGTCGCAGTGGCCTTCGAAGCTGCGGCGGCTGATCGGCGACCGCGTGCCCAACGGGCAGGTGGTGGGCAAGCGGCCGGACGCCGGCGAGGTCGTCGGCGCCTACCTGCGGGAGCAGTTCGCGGCGCTGCGGCGAGCCGACGTCGGGGTGCGGCGCGACGTCGAGGACTCCGTGCACCAGCTGCGCGTGGCGTCGAGGAAGCTGCGGAGCGCGCTGCGGACGTTCTCGTCCATTGTGGACGACGACCGGATTCCGAGCGTGACGCGCGAGCTGAAGTGGCTGGGCGGCGAGCTGGGCCCGGCCCGTGACGGCGAGGTCGTCGAGGCGCTCGTGCGCGAGTGGCTCGACGGCGCGTCGGCCGAGCTCGTGGTCGGTCCGGTCGACCAGTTCCTGACGCGGCGGTTCTCCCGCGAGGCCGTGGACGCGCGCAAGAAGGTGCTGGAAGCGTTGCGCGGCAAGCGGTACCTGGCTCTGGTGCAGGAGCTGGACGCCGTGGTGTCGGGTGTGCCGACCGACGCCGGACCTGCGAAGAAGGTGTTGCGCAAGCCGGTGCGCAAAGCCGCGGGGAAGCTGCGGAAGGCGGAGAAGGCGGCGCACGGGCTGTCCGGCCGGGAGCTGGAGCACGCACTGCACGACGTGCGCAAGAAGGCCAAGCGCGCCCGCTACGCGGCGGACGTGGTGCGGCCCGTGTTCGGCGACAAGGTGCGCGTGTGGCGCAAGAACGTGAAGAACGTGCAGCAGCTGCTCGGTGACCACCAGGACTGGGTGGTGGCGGGGCCGGTCGTGTACCGCCTCGGTGTCGATGGCCGCGATGAAGGCGTCGGGTTCACGTTCGGCGTGCTGTACGGGACCGGTGGGGGAGTGCGCGCGGGCATGCAGCGGGAGTTCGTGAGCCGGTGGAAGCGGCTCGAAAAGGGGAACTCGCCGAAGTGGCTGTAGGCCGCGCGGCGAGGGGACCACGAACGGTGGCCGGGTGTCGGGGCGAGGTGCCTCGGTACTCGGCCATCGCCCGTTCGTGGGGTGGGAATTCCGGGCGTGATTGAACCGCCGGCACCTGTCGTCCGTGTTTGCTGGGTGAGAGCGGCGTGAGGAGGCAACGTGCGGAGTCATCGGGCCGGGGACGTGGTCGCGTTCGTGCTGCCGGGCAACGTGGACGACGTCACGGAGCCCAGCGGGGGCAACACCTACGACCGGCGGATGTGCGAGAGCCTGCCGGGCGCGGGGGTGCCCGTGCTGCAGGTCGCCGTGCCCGGATCGTGGCCAGAGCCGGGGCCGACGGGGCGCGCGCGGCTGGCGCGGGCGCTCGCGGCGCTGCCGGACCACACGACCGTGCTGATCGACGGCCTGGTGGCGTGCGGGGTGCCCGACGTGGTGGTGCCGCACGCGCGGCGGCTGCGGCTGGGCGTGCTCGTGCACCTGCCGCTGGCCGACGAGACCGGCCTGGACCCCGTGCACGCCGCCGAGCTCGACGCGTGCGAGCGCGAGACGTTGCGGGTGGTGCGCCAGGTCGTGGCCACCAGCCCGACGGCCGCGCGCACACTGATCCGCCGCCACCGCCTCGGGCCGTCGACGGTCGCCGTGGTGGAGCCGGGCGTGGACCTGGCGCCGCTGGCGTCGGGGACCGACGGGGTTTCGCGGCTGCTGTGCGTGGCGGCGGTGATCCCGCGCAAGGGCCAGGACGTGCTCGTCGAAGCGCTGGCCCAGCTGCCTGACCTCGACCTCACCGTGGACTTCGTCGGCTCGCTGACGCGCGCGCCGGAGTACGTCGACGAGCTGCGCTGGTCCGTCGACCGCCTCGGCCTCGCCGACCGCGTCACCTTCAGCGGCCCGAAGGCCGGCGCCGAACTCGACGCGGCGTACGACCGCGCCGACCTGGTGCTGCTGCCCTCGCACGCGGAGACCTACGGCATGGTCATCACCGAAGCCCTGGCGCGCGGCATCCCCGTGGTGGCCAGCGACGTCGGCGGGGTGCCCGACGCGCTCGGCCGCTCGTCGGACGGCGCCGTGCCCGGCCTGCTCGTGCCGCCCGGCGAGCCGGGCGCCCTCGCTTCCGCGCTGCGCAGCTGGGTGACGAACGCCGAGCTGCGGCGTGACCTGCGCACGGCGGCGCTCGGCCGCGGCAGCGCCCTCGAAGAGTGGGACGGCGCGGCCCGCCGGCTCACCGAAGTCCTTTCCCGCTGGCGTTCCATCCCGATCAAGGTGGCCTGATGCGTACGTTCTGGTCGTGGTTCCGAATCCTCGCCGGGTTCGCGATCATCGGGGTGCTGGCGTGGCGCCTCGGCACCGACGCCTTCCTCGACGGCCTGCGCGTGATCGGCCTGATGCCGGTGCTGGCCGCGCTGGCGATCGGGCTGCTGACCACCGTCGTGAGCGCTTGGCGCTGGCGCGTGGTCGCTTCGCGGCTGGGCCTGCGGCTGCCACTGCGCCAGGCCGTGGCGGATTACTACCGCGCGCAGTTCCTCAACGGTGTGCTGCCCGCCGGGATCCTCGGCGACGTGCACAGGGCGGTCGAGCACGGTCGGCAGGCCGGTGACGTGGCGCGGGGTGTGCGAGCTGTTGTGCTCGAACGCACAGCCGGACAGGTCGTGGTGGTGGCGGCCGGACTCGCCGTGTTGATTTTCCGACCTGCAGTGTTGCCCGGGGTTGCACACGATGTGCTGACTGTCGCAGGCGCCGGGGTTCTTTTCGTCGCGATCGTGGTGCTCACGGTCGCGTGCAGCACGGGCGACCGCTGGCTGCACAGCGCGTCGAAGTGGCGGCGGGGGTTCGCCGAGTCGATGGCGGACGTTCGCGCGGGGCTGCTGGGGCTGCGCACCTGGCCGCGGGTCACGGCGTTGTCGCTCGTGGCGCTGGCCGGGCACCTCACGCTCTTCGTGGTCGCGGCGCACGCGGCCGGCGCCACCGCTTCGCTGATGACATTGCTGCCGCTGCTCGTGCTTGCGCTGCTGGCGATGGGGCTGCCGATCAACGTCGGCGGGTTCGGGCCGCGCGAAGGTGTCGCTGCGCTGGCGTTCGCCGCCGCGGGGCTGGGCGCGCAGCAGGGGGTGACGGTCGCTGTCGTGTACGGGTTGCTGGGGCTTCTGTCCACGGCTCCCGGCGGTGCTGTGCTGCTGGTCCAGTGGCTCGGCTCGCTGCGTCGCCGGCCGGCCGCACCGACGGCGTTGCCGACGCGTACTCCGGTTCCCGCGCCGGCTCGGGTGCCCGCGCACTCGGCCGCCTGACGATCACCGCGTCCTCGTGCGGTACCGCTGTGTCCGCTCGCAGGGTAATCTTGCTAGACAAAATTCACCTGACAAAAGTACTTGACCGACGTGCCGGACACGAGGAAAGGTGGCACCCGTCCAACCGGCGTCCATTCCAGGGCGCCCATCGGAGGGAGACAGAGTGCGGATCGCGGTCGTCGGCCTGGGAGTCATGGGTCTCCCGATGTCGCTCAACCTCGTCAAAGCGGGCTTCGACGTCGTAGGCTTCACCCGTACCGCGGACAGAGGCCGTCCGCTGACCGAGGGCGGTGGCGCGCTCGCCCCGTCGCTCGCCGAAGCCATTTCCGGCGCCGACGTCGTGGTCACGGTGCTGCCGGACAGCCCCGACGTGCAGGCCGTGTACGCCGACGTCTTCAAGGCGGCCGCCGCCGGCACGCTGCTGGTCGACATGAGCACGATCCGCCCGGACGTGGCACGTGAGCTGCACGAACGCGCCGCGGAGGTGTCGATGCCGATGCTCGACGCGCCCGTGAGCGGCGGCGAGGCCGGCGCGAAGGAAGCGAAGCTGTCGATCATGGTCGGCGGCGCGCCAGAGACGCTGGAGCGCGCGCGGCCGGTGCTCGAGGCGATGGGCACGACGATCGTGCTCGTCGGCGGCCCTGGCAGCGGCCAGACGGTGAAGGCGGCGAACCAGCTGCTCGTCGCGGGGACGCTGCAGCTGGTGTCCGAGGCGCTCGTGTTCCTGGAGACGCACGGCGTGGACCTCGCGCCCGCGGTGGACGTGCTCGGCGGCGGCCTCGCCGGCAGCACCGTGCTGGCGCGCAAGGGTGAGGCGATGCTGGCCGGGAAGTTCGAGCCCGGCTTTCGCGTGGACCTGCACCACAAGGACCTGGAGATCTACCGCGCCGCCGCCCGGTCGAACGGGGTATTCTCGCCGGTCGGCGCGCTCGTGGGTGAGCTGATGGCGTCGTTGCGCGCGACCGGATCCGGTGGACTGGACCACTCCGCGTTGCTGACGCAGGTGGCCGCGCTGTCCGGCGTCGAGAAGTGGAGCGCCCGATGACCGAGGACGGAAAGCTGCGGCTCGTCGCGAACGTCTCGCTGCTGTTCGCGGAAGTCCCTTACCTGCAACGCTTCGCGCGCGCGGCGAGTGCCGGGTTCACTGCCGTGGAGACGTGGTGGCCGTGGCCCTCGGCGGTGCCTGCGGCCGCGGAGGTTGACGAGTTCGTGGCCGCGATCTCCGACGCGGGCGTCCAGTTGGCCGGCCTCAACCTCTTCGCCGGCGACATGCCCGGCGGCGAACGCGGCATCGTCTCCAACCCCGCGCGGCGCGAGGAGTTCGCGGCCAACCTCGACCTCGTCGTGGCCATCGCCGAGCGCACCGGCTGCCCGGCCTTCAACGCCCTCTACGGCCAACGCGCCGACGGCGGTGACCCCGC
Protein-coding regions in this window:
- a CDS encoding CYTH and CHAD domain-containing protein, which produces MNRPVVEIERERKYEVAQDAVVPEFVGGGTVQGQDAPAEEQLDATYYDTAGFSLVRAGITLRRRVGGHDAGWHLKLPVGPDEREELQVPLGADDGKVPRELNQLLRAHTLGHKLLPIAHLKTDRFEHRLTDASGQIVATVTDDHVTGEVGGKTARLDRWREFEVELKGDATPDLLDELESTLVDAGARTSQWPSKLRRLIGDRVPNGQVVGKRPDAGEVVGAYLREQFAALRRADVGVRRDVEDSVHQLRVASRKLRSALRTFSSIVDDDRIPSVTRELKWLGGELGPARDGEVVEALVREWLDGASAELVVGPVDQFLTRRFSREAVDARKKVLEALRGKRYLALVQELDAVVSGVPTDAGPAKKVLRKPVRKAAGKLRKAEKAAHGLSGRELEHALHDVRKKAKRARYAADVVRPVFGDKVRVWRKNVKNVQQLLGDHQDWVVAGPVVYRLGVDGRDEGVGFTFGVLYGTGGGVRAGMQREFVSRWKRLEKGNSPKWL
- a CDS encoding glycosyltransferase family 4 protein, with translation MRSHRAGDVVAFVLPGNVDDVTEPSGGNTYDRRMCESLPGAGVPVLQVAVPGSWPEPGPTGRARLARALAALPDHTTVLIDGLVACGVPDVVVPHARRLRLGVLVHLPLADETGLDPVHAAELDACERETLRVVRQVVATSPTAARTLIRRHRLGPSTVAVVEPGVDLAPLASGTDGVSRLLCVAAVIPRKGQDVLVEALAQLPDLDLTVDFVGSLTRAPEYVDELRWSVDRLGLADRVTFSGPKAGAELDAAYDRADLVLLPSHAETYGMVITEALARGIPVVASDVGGVPDALGRSSDGAVPGLLVPPGEPGALASALRSWVTNAELRRDLRTAALGRGSALEEWDGAARRLTEVLSRWRSIPIKVA
- a CDS encoding lysylphosphatidylglycerol synthase transmembrane domain-containing protein, which produces MRTFWSWFRILAGFAIIGVLAWRLGTDAFLDGLRVIGLMPVLAALAIGLLTTVVSAWRWRVVASRLGLRLPLRQAVADYYRAQFLNGVLPAGILGDVHRAVEHGRQAGDVARGVRAVVLERTAGQVVVVAAGLAVLIFRPAVLPGVAHDVLTVAGAGVLFVAIVVLTVACSTGDRWLHSASKWRRGFAESMADVRAGLLGLRTWPRVTALSLVALAGHLTLFVVAAHAAGATASLMTLLPLLVLALLAMGLPINVGGFGPREGVAALAFAAAGLGAQQGVTVAVVYGLLGLLSTAPGGAVLLVQWLGSLRRRPAAPTALPTRTPVPAPARVPAHSAA
- a CDS encoding NAD(P)-dependent oxidoreductase; translated protein: MRIAVVGLGVMGLPMSLNLVKAGFDVVGFTRTADRGRPLTEGGGALAPSLAEAISGADVVVTVLPDSPDVQAVYADVFKAAAAGTLLVDMSTIRPDVARELHERAAEVSMPMLDAPVSGGEAGAKEAKLSIMVGGAPETLERARPVLEAMGTTIVLVGGPGSGQTVKAANQLLVAGTLQLVSEALVFLETHGVDLAPAVDVLGGGLAGSTVLARKGEAMLAGKFEPGFRVDLHHKDLEIYRAAARSNGVFSPVGALVGELMASLRATGSGGLDHSALLTQVAALSGVEKWSAR